GTTTAATCGTCGTCCTAGATCATGATCAGCATTTCATGATGTGAGCTAATCAATGCGGGAACTAGATGTGGCCGGTTCgtccgaaccgccggttccgattcctagaaaaggtggaaccggaaccggcccttgaaagggccggtttcggtttcggttcGGAATTGCCGGTTCCCTTGCCCAACGGCTTTTTCTCCTCGGgcctcttcctcctttttttttttttttttaaaaaattcaggtCGGAACCGGTGATTCCGACAATTTAGAAACTAAAACCGGCTCTtgagggccggtttcggttctaGTTGGAACCGTGGGACCAGTCAACTGGCCGATTTCGGGTCGGTTCTGGGTCCCCGGTTTCATTTGGTCATGTCTAGAAGGAACCATGTATAGAAGAACAGCATGTAAATAGATTTTTGTACTTGGAAGGTGGCTGTCCTGTCTCCATTGGGGTGCGATTTCCAGATCATTATCCTTCTGTCGGCGGTCTAATTATAGGATCCATCATGCGACTTTTTAAGGTTCTCTCCCGCCCATCGATGCCTCTCACTATTTTGTCTTCATGGTTTTGTGTTCCCTTTCAATTAGGTTAAATTAAGCTTTTCCCCGCCTAGAAAGCAACGTTAATCAATGGaacctaaaaaaaattctttttcacTTCAGCTTGAAGTTAATGCGAGGAAGTGCAGATCGAAGCAATACCCTTTAAGCAATATCTTAAGAGGGGtgcaaaaaaaaagacttttttttttgtcaattaggGCAAATTTTTACCTAATGATGAGTTCTAGTGGGTCAAATTTGGTGAAAGTCAAAGTAGAATGGATTAAAGTAGAATGAACAGAAGCGAGAAAACCCACATCACGAAAACTCATGAAACCTCCTCAGTCCTCCCCTGCCACAAACGATCCAAATCCATGTTTCTTGACTGATCTGTAAGAATTTTGTcccaaaagagagaaagaaagaaattaggcaaaaaaataaaaataaaaataaaaatagaagaagaaaactaaaGGAGTGAGTGAAGTGggacccacttttttttttttggtgcgtGGGTGTTTTGGGTGATGACACTTCAGCATCACCTCATCATCACATGTCCAGCATCAACAGCAACAAAGAACCCACTATTTTTGGGTGGCTCAGGAAGGAAATCTCTCCTTCCAAGTAAGAATTTTTATGGCAGATTTCCCAAGCAACATCCACtcacagtagagagagagagagagagagtgtgtgtgtggagAAGTGGCAAGCTCCGCTTCTGCTCAGGTGTATCCATCTCTGAGTTTGGTGCCCAGTCCTTCTCTCTCTTGacattcccttcttcttcgtcttcttcttcttcttctctctgatCTGCATTCTCTCACTACCCTCCAGACGATCatcaccatctctctctgtctctttcttCCACATTGCCTCCCCGGAGCTCAAAATTCGTCCTTGGACGGTCGAGAAGATGGCGGACAGAGTCTACCCAGCTGGCAAGCCCGCCGTCAACGGCGGCGCGGCCCCCCCCGCCGCCGCCAATGCGGCCGCGGCCGGAAAGCCCCAGCTCTACCGCCCCTACCGCCCGCAGCCCGCCAGGCACAATCGCCGCCGTCACTACGACCGCCGGCGGTGCAgcctctgctgctgctgcttctggaCGGTCCTCGTCGTGCTCGGGCTCTGCCTCCTGGCCGCCATCGCCGGCGCGGCCGTCTACGTGCTCTACCGCCCGCACCGCCCCGAGTTCTCCGTCTCCTCCCTCCGGACCGCCACCCTCAAGCTCACCAGCGCCGCCGACGGCTCCTCCACCCGCCTCATCACCCTGTTCAACCTCACCCTCACCTCCAAGAACCCGAACAGCCACTTCACCTTCGCCTACGACTCCTTCGCCGTGGCGCTCTCGTCGTCCTCGTCCAACTCGGTGTTCCTCGGAAACGGGTCGCTCCCGGCCTTCACGAGCAACGAAAAGAGCGTGACCACATTGCGGGCGATCGTGTCACTGAGATCCCAAGATCTCGACGCCGAGTCTGTGACCTCACTGAGATCAGATCTGAAGAGGAAAAACGGGGTCCCCGTGAAGATCCAGATGGACACGAAAGTGGAGGTGAGCGCAGGCAAGCTGAAGACCAAGAAGGTGGGCATCAGAGTGAGCTGCGAAGGGTTCAAAGGGGTGGTCGCCCCGCAAGGCAAGTCGCCGGCGGTGGTCACAGTGAGCGATCCCAAGTGCAAGGTCGATCTCAGGATCAAGATCTGGAAGCTCACTTTCTGATTCATCCATGGAAGCTGGTAATACAATTTGTATCTCTTTGGCATTGCAACATCTCTCTGTCCTACaaattgtttctttctcttgttttgGTTTCTGGGTTTGTGAAATACCTGTGGAAGGATTCATGGAGTTACTGATTGCGGGTCGAAAGAAATGGATCAAATGGCGAGTTAGCAATcaagaaaaaacaaggaaatattcttgaattttttttttttggtttttttttttcaatttcttgtttaCCATTTTCAAGTGATGAAGCATTAACTTGGAAATGGGTCGTGGAAGAGGCAATGACAGATTTTCTTGTTATATAAAGTGGCAAAATTGCACATTCACTGGctgtgtttttcttctttctgatcATTCGCATTGATAAGCAAACATGTTCCTTTCATTGTGATGAGCATTAGACCGTGGAGGGATTGTATATAAGGACTCCGTTTGGTAATCTGAGTTCAGATCAGATGTCATGGGATTGGAATTTTGGAGCGGTGATGACAAACTGCTTCAGAAATTTCTACCCAGATGTGTTCAGCAATTTTTAGCCTGAATTCGATAAGGGAAAAAGGGATCGACCTCAAAGGCGGTGCCTCGATCTAGGAGCATGTCGGGACCGGTGGTCATGACCACCCAAGACAACCGTCAATGACACAACT
This genomic interval from Rhodamnia argentea isolate NSW1041297 chromosome 4, ASM2092103v1, whole genome shotgun sequence contains the following:
- the LOC115740974 gene encoding NDR1/HIN1-like protein 6, which codes for MADRVYPAGKPAVNGGAAPPAAANAAAAGKPQLYRPYRPQPARHNRRRHYDRRRCSLCCCCFWTVLVVLGLCLLAAIAGAAVYVLYRPHRPEFSVSSLRTATLKLTSAADGSSTRLITLFNLTLTSKNPNSHFTFAYDSFAVALSSSSSNSVFLGNGSLPAFTSNEKSVTTLRAIVSLRSQDLDAESVTSLRSDLKRKNGVPVKIQMDTKVEVSAGKLKTKKVGIRVSCEGFKGVVAPQGKSPAVVTVSDPKCKVDLRIKIWKLTF